A region of Streptomyces sp. TG1A-60 DNA encodes the following proteins:
- the pgeF gene encoding peptidoglycan editing factor PgeF, with translation MIGQRENVSGAHFAFTDRWGGVSAAPYEELNLGGAVGDDAGAVTTNRELAAKSLGLEPDRVVWMNQVHGADVAVVDGPWGSDDLPSVDAVVTARRGLALAVLTADCVPVLLADPVAGIAAAAHAGRPGMVAGVVPAAVRAMTGIGADPARIVARIGPTVCGRCYEVPDTMRAEVATVEPAAYAETSWGTPSVDLCAGVHTQLERLGVHDREQSPVCTLESRDHFSYRRDRTTGRLAGYVWLD, from the coding sequence GTGATAGGACAGCGCGAGAACGTGAGCGGCGCGCACTTCGCCTTCACCGACCGGTGGGGCGGGGTGAGCGCCGCTCCGTATGAGGAGCTCAATCTTGGCGGGGCGGTCGGGGACGACGCCGGCGCCGTGACGACGAACCGGGAGCTGGCGGCGAAGTCGCTGGGCCTGGAGCCGGACCGGGTCGTCTGGATGAACCAGGTACATGGTGCGGACGTGGCTGTGGTCGACGGGCCCTGGGGCTCGGACGACCTCCCGTCCGTCGACGCGGTCGTCACCGCCCGGCGCGGTCTCGCGCTCGCCGTCCTCACCGCCGACTGCGTGCCCGTCCTGCTTGCCGACCCCGTCGCCGGGATCGCCGCCGCCGCCCACGCGGGCCGGCCCGGCATGGTCGCCGGAGTGGTCCCCGCCGCCGTGCGGGCCATGACCGGGATCGGTGCCGACCCCGCGCGGATCGTCGCCCGCATCGGACCCACCGTCTGCGGCCGGTGTTACGAAGTGCCCGACACGATGCGCGCCGAGGTAGCCACCGTCGAGCCGGCGGCGTACGCCGAGACCAGTTGGGGCACGCCCTCGGTCGATCTGTGCGCCGGCGTGCACACTCAGCTGGAGCGCCTCGGGGTGCACGACCGGGAACAGTCGCCGGTCTGCACGCTGGAGTCGCGCGATCACTTCTCGTACCGCCGCGACCGCACCACGGGGCGACTCGCGGGATATGTCTGGCTGGACTGA
- a CDS encoding YggS family pyridoxal phosphate-dependent enzyme, which yields MTDRKAQLAANLAKVEERIVAACVAAGRKRDEVTLIVVTKTYPASDVRTLSELGVRHVAENKDQDAAPKAAECSDLSLVWHFVGQLQTNKVRSVVRYADLVQSVDRSRLVTALSKEAVRAGREVGCLIQVALDADEGGRGERGGVGPDGIEELAELLAASPGLRVDGLMTVAPLTGEFAGRQRAAFERLMDLSTDLRRAHPAANMVSAGMSADLEEAVAAGATHVRVGTAVLGVRPRLG from the coding sequence ATGACGGACCGTAAGGCACAACTCGCCGCGAACCTGGCGAAGGTGGAGGAGCGCATCGTGGCGGCCTGCGTGGCCGCGGGCCGCAAGCGCGACGAGGTGACCCTGATCGTGGTCACCAAGACCTACCCCGCGAGCGATGTGCGGACCCTGTCGGAACTCGGTGTGCGCCATGTCGCCGAGAACAAGGACCAGGACGCGGCACCCAAGGCCGCTGAATGTTCAGATCTGTCTCTTGTGTGGCACTTTGTGGGGCAGTTGCAGACCAACAAGGTCCGTTCTGTGGTGCGTTACGCGGATCTCGTGCAGTCCGTCGATCGTTCCAGGCTTGTCACGGCTCTGTCGAAAGAGGCCGTTCGGGCCGGGCGTGAGGTGGGATGTCTCATCCAGGTCGCGCTCGACGCCGACGAGGGCGGCCGGGGTGAGCGAGGAGGCGTCGGGCCGGACGGAATCGAAGAGTTGGCCGAACTCCTGGCGGCGTCGCCGGGACTGCGGGTCGATGGTCTGATGACCGTCGCGCCGCTCACCGGGGAATTTGCCGGACGCCAACGGGCCGCGTTCGAGCGGCTGATGGATTTGTCGACCGACCTGCGCCGGGCCCATCCGGCTGCGAACATGGTCTCGGCAGGGATGAGTGCGGACCTCGAAGAGGCCGTGGCGGCCGGAGCGACACATGTGCGCGTCGGCACTGCGGTACTCGGAGTCCGTCCCAGGCTCGGGTAA
- the sepF gene encoding cell division protein SepF encodes MAGAMRKMAVYLGLVEDDGYDGRGFDPDDDFEPELDPEPERDHRRHEPAHQAHQSHQPQRDESVRVVQPPAQRESVSHATSLPAESMRPARIAPVASITQERSSLEKNAPVIMPKVVSEREPYRITTLHPRTYNEARTIGEHFREGTPVIMNLTEMDDTDAKRLVDFAAGLVFGLHGSIERVTQKVFLLSPANVDVTAEDKARIAEGGFFNQS; translated from the coding sequence ATGGCCGGCGCGATGCGCAAGATGGCGGTCTACCTCGGCCTCGTGGAGGACGATGGGTACGACGGCAGGGGATTCGACCCCGACGACGACTTCGAGCCCGAACTCGACCCGGAGCCCGAGCGGGACCACCGCCGGCACGAGCCGGCACATCAGGCGCACCAGTCACATCAGCCCCAAAGGGACGAATCGGTGCGAGTGGTGCAGCCCCCGGCGCAACGCGAATCGGTGTCGCACGCCACTTCGCTCCCCGCGGAATCGATGCGACCCGCCCGGATCGCACCCGTGGCATCCATCACACAAGAACGTTCGAGTCTGGAGAAGAACGCACCGGTGATCATGCCCAAGGTCGTGTCCGAACGAGAGCCTTACCGGATCACCACGTTGCACCCGCGGACCTACAACGAGGCCCGTACCATCGGGGAACACTTCCGCGAGGGCACCCCGGTGATCATGAATCTGACTGAGATGGACGACACAGATGCGAAGCGACTTGTCGACTTTGCGGCCGGTTTGGTGTTTGGTCTTCACGGCAGCATCGAGCGGGTGACGCAGAAGGTGTTCCTGTTGTCGCCTGCTAACGTCGATGTCACGGCGGAGGACAAGGCCCGCATCGCAGAGGGCGGGTTCTTCAACCAGAGCTGA
- a CDS encoding YggT family protein, translating to MSVVWQVLWVVLMCFLIVLIFRLVMDYVFQFARSWQPGKAMVVVLEATYTVTDPPLKLLRRFIPPLRLGGVALDLSFFVLMIIVYILITVVGGLAR from the coding sequence ATGAGCGTGGTATGGCAAGTGCTCTGGGTCGTTCTGATGTGTTTCCTCATCGTGCTGATCTTCCGGTTGGTCATGGACTACGTGTTCCAGTTCGCCCGCTCGTGGCAACCCGGCAAGGCGATGGTGGTCGTTCTGGAGGCCACCTACACTGTCACTGATCCACCGCTCAAGCTTCTGCGGCGGTTCATCCCGCCGCTGCGTCTCGGGGGCGTGGCGCTCGACCTGTCCTTCTTCGTACTGATGATCATCGTCTACATCTTGATCACCGTCGTGGGTGGACTCGCGAGGTGA